One Setaria viridis chromosome 7, Setaria_viridis_v4.0, whole genome shotgun sequence genomic region harbors:
- the LOC117865372 gene encoding uncharacterized protein, translated as MQRLVLLALCAAATSAAASGGDVDTYSFPAFDARTEDIVAVTNTSITGLALLFGPASSSDEHYSRVNHSEGFLLLSQRVGVWRAGDVVDGGGVPEREASFNTSFSLAGSSAVAFVVLRDIYPPFLNRDGFRGPGNVTFAPDAATSGGLAAVEAGAVRAYGQYEPGVGLNVTVTPNGTAPSRTVWIEYDAAAHRLLVYVAAGATGASSRPPEALLDATIRLAAGRRTTQNASVGFFAGAVRDVIVGVRGWNMTLERLDGRISGAGEGRKKGTSCAVILLVVLGSVAVMF; from the coding sequence ATGCAGAGGCTTGTCCTGCTGGCGCTGTGCGCGGCAGCGacctccgccgcggcgtccggcggcgacgTGGATACCTACAGCTTCCCGGCCTTCGACGCCAGAACGGAGGACATCGTCGCCGTCACCAACACGTCCATCACCGGCCTCGCTCTCCTCTTCGGCCCCGCGTCATCATCAGATGAGCACTACTCCCGCGTTAACCACTCCGAGGGCTTCCTGCTCCTTTCCCAGAGGGTCGGCGTCTggcgcgccggcgacgtcgtcgacggcggcggggtgccgGAGCGCGAGGCGTCGTTCAACACCAGCTTCTCGCTGGCCGGGTCCTCCGCCGTGGCGTTCGTCGTCCTCCGGGACATCTACCCGCCGTTCCTGAACCGGGACGGGTTCCGCGGCCCCGGGAACGTCACGTTCGCCCCGGACGCCGCCACGtccggcggcctcgccgccgtcgaggccggCGCGGTGAGGGCGTACGGCCAGTACGAGCCGGGCGTGGGCCTCAACGTCACCGTCACGCCAAACGGCACTGCTCCTAGCAGGACCGTGTGGATCGAGTacgacgccgccgcgcaccgCCTGTTGGTGTACGTCGCTGCTGGCGCCACGGGCGCGTCGTCCAGGCCGCCCGAGGCCCTCCTCGACGCGACGAtcaggctcgccgccggccgccgaacCACCCAGAACGCGTCCGTCGGATTCTTCGCTGGCGCCGTCCGCGACGTCATCGTTGGCGTCCGTGGATGGAACATGACGTTGGAGAGGTTGGATGGCCGGATCTCGGGTGCCGGtgaagggaggaagaagggcaCGTCGTGCGCGGTGATACTCCTCGTCGTGCTTGGGTCGGTGGCGGTCATGTTCTGA
- the LOC117865537 gene encoding uncharacterized protein, with product MLLSDRITGAIHRLAVLLLCAAAAISGGAGAARVDTFSYPAFDTTTMRDLVAASNAAILLPASLLFEHDGAFSEFNRTEGFLLLPGTVDVWRPGAGGALAVEASFNTSFTLTAAAPVAFVLLLDSLPPLHGRGGLRGFANYTSSDDGVSIAAAGGLATVEAGPVRSYGPDDPAVGLNVTVTPNVTAASRTVWIEYDAAGHRLSVRVASAGEPRPAMALIDAPLGLAGRRTTETASVGFFAAAIQDIVVGVRDWHLAVDSFEGGGKKGTAWWVILLAVLGSVAATAAVVTAVVCCLQSRLRRERNMQPPKM from the coding sequence ATGCTGCTCTCTGATCGTATCACCGGTGCAATCCACAGGCTCGCCGTCCTGCTCCTCTGTGCGGCAGCAGCCatctccggcggcgccggggcggcgcgcgtGGACACCTTCAGCTACCCTGCCTTCGACACCACCACGATGCGGGACCTCGTGGCGGCCAGCAACGCGGCCATCCTCCTGCCGGCGTCCCTCCTTTTCGAACACGACGGCGCCTTCTCCGAGTTCAACCGCACCGAGGGCTTCCTCCTGCTCCCCGGCACCGTCGACGTCTggcgccccggcgccggcggggccctGGCCGTCGAGGCCTCCTTCAACACCAGCTTCACGctgaccgccgccgcgcccgtcgcattcgtcctcctcctcgacagCCTCCCGCCGCTGCACGGCCGGGGCGGCCTCCGCGGCTTCGCCAACTACACCTCGTCCGACGACGGAGtcagcatcgccgccgccggcggcctcgcgaCCGTCGAGGCCGGCCCGGTGAGGTCGTACGGCCCGGACGACCCCGCCGTCGGCCTCAACGTCACCGTCACGCCCAACGTTACCGCGGCTAGCAGGACCGTGTGGATCGAGTACGACGCCGCTGGACACCGTCTGTCCGTGCGCGTGGCTAGCGCCGGCGAGCCGAGGCCGGCCATGGCCCTCATCGACGCGCCACTCGGCCTCGCCGGGCGGCGCACCACCGAGACCGCGTCCGTCGGATTCTTCGCCGCCGCGATCCAGGACATCGTCGTCGGTGTCCGCGACTGGCACCTGGCGGTGGACAGCTTTGAGGGCGGCGGGAAGAAGGGCACGGCGTGGTGGGTGATACTGCTCGCGGTGCTCGGGTCTGTGGCTGCCACGGCCGCCGTTGTCACCGCGGTGGTGTGCTGCTTGCAGTCCAGGCTGCGGCGGGAGCGCAACATGCAGCCGCCGAAGATGTAG